The Triticum aestivum cultivar Chinese Spring chromosome 5A, IWGSC CS RefSeq v2.1, whole genome shotgun sequence genomic sequence AGTTGGTCTGCTGATCCGCGAAGAAGGGCCAGCACAGCATCGGCACGCCGCCGCAGAGGGCCTCCACCGTCGAGTTCCACCCGCTGTGCGTCAGGAACGCGCACACGGCGTCGTGCCGCAGCACCGCCTCCTGGTCGCACCAGCTTGCCACGAGGCCCCTGTCCCTGGTCGCCTCCAGGAACCCGGGGGGCAGCGCGGCGCCGGCGGCCTCGCTGCTCTTCACGACGTCCGGCCTGACGATCCAGAGGAACTCCTGGCCGCTGTTGGCCAGCCCCCACGCGAACTCCGCCAGCTCGTGGCTGCTCATCACGGTCACGCTCCCGAAGTTCACGTACACCACGGAGCGGGCCCTCTTGCCGTCGAGCCACTGCAGGCAGACGTCGTCCTCTTTCCAGAGGCTGGAGCTCACCGTGCGCAGCGGGTCCCCGCGGGGGACGATTTGGTCGGCGAGGGAGTTGAGCGGGCCGATGGTGTAGATGGCCGGTATGATGGCGCGCATGGCGTCCAGCGCCGGCTGCTCGAGCTCGTCCATGGTGTTGATGATGACGGCGTCGGCCGCCTCGGCGCGCTCCACTTGGTGTAGCTGGAAGGTCAGCAGGGTGTCGTCGCGGTCCGTCGTGCGGAGGAAGGTCGGGAAGTCCTTGAGCCGCATGTGCTTGCTCAGCCCGGGCGCCCAGTCTACCGCCATGTCCATGAACCCGTTGGTCAGCTGCTCTTCGTCTGTACGGTCTCCACGCAAAATCAATTCGTTGTTGAGATACTGAAGAAGATTTAGGCAAAGTCAAAATTTtgaaggaagaagatgaggaacTCATAGCTAGCCTTTGAGGGGAATGATGCCTCGGTCGATGAGAGGGCGGAAGTTGCGGTAGCCCATGTAGCCGCAGGCGCTGGCCGTCCAAAAGAGCGCGCACGGCACGCCGAGCTCCCTCGCGGCGTCCACGGCGAAGCTCATGAGGCCGTCCGCCACGACGCACGTGACCGGCGGCACCCCGGACGCGCTGCCGTTGAGGCCAGCGAGCAGGTTCTTGAAGTGGGGGAGGCAGGTGGTCATGGTGGAGTAGGAGAGCGACGCCGGGTCCTGCGTGGCGTCGGCGTCCGACGAGGGCAGGCCGTCGGGGATGGTGGCGAAGACGAAGCCGGGGAGGCCCGCGGCGGCGCTCGGGCCGCGGGAGCGGACGAGGCGGCGGTGGTTGTACTCGGTGCTGACGAAGGTGACGTGGAAGCCCCTGCAGTGGAGGACCTTGGCCAGCTTCATCATCGGCGTGATGTGCCCCTGCGCCGGGAACGGCAGGCACACGGCGTGCGGCTTCTCGCCGGCGGCGGGATCCATGTCTAGCAGTGGGGCGAGTGGTTCGTGGATGGAGCTTTCTTGATTGTCACCAGATCGAATAAGAAACCCAGCGGGCGAAGACCGGAAACCAGGAGATAGCTGATGATACAATATGCAGCGGCGCCTACCCCGTTTGACTTGGGAATTTCCATGTCCCCTGCTTTTTTTTTTAATTTGCGCGCGCGCGTGAGGCTGGTCAcggtggggaggaacttaggagtaacatcacacactccaatacaactttgcttatgtggcacgcatttaatgaagagagatgtgcttgtggtaactagctaagttaccggaacatcacacatttcaagaaacaacgagtctataacctaataaatacatcgttgcatgacactacatagatgtcctatccactatggaggtagtaacatagtctagggaagtgtgtaagttactagcttatgttcttgcccattgtgaccagcctgatGCGTTGCTATCTTGTACTCTGTGCGGCTGTGAATTCGTAGAGATGTGACACGAATGATGAGATGCACTGGTGATCCTATTGGCAGATCAGAATGGCATGCagatgcagggcccatgcatcccAGGAGCAGATTGAGTGTCGGATTATGTCGGTCTCCACTTTATGTCCTTTCTTGCACTGATGCCACtctgtttctttctttttttttctcccaTTGCACCCGGGGCTCGAAGCTTCATAGCCTTAAGCGCGGCGTTGATCTCGGAATCTATGAAAAACAGAGAGAGGGTCTTGTTGTCGGCTAGGGAGAccgggggttatcctcctttttgGTTTTTTTTAATGGATTTAGAGCACACAAATTTTTAGCCATTTTTTTTTCTTTGCGAAATCAGTTTTACTTATTTTTTATACGAATAATCAGTTTATAGAAAAAGTCGTTTGGAGTTGGGAAGTGTAAAACTTCCTTGTTTGGAGGATTCCATCCTACCGTCACGAACAAAGTTGTCGTTACCCCCAAATAGGTCATGGCATACACATCGGTGAATTCACCTGCAGTCACTGGGCTCATCCTCAAAATTCAGTTCGGTCACTACTCAGGAATACCCGGAGTACAGTCATGAACGTTACACTAGTGAACAGAGATGGTCATCAGTACACTTTGCCTATGTATTCCGTTGATGTGGTGTATGGTCTGACCGACTGACCGACAACATGGCAAAAGCGGGGGTGTTTTTGAAAATGTGATGTCGGCCCGCCCTTACATTTTGCACGAATTTCTCCAGCTCTATCTGTCTCTCATTTGTGCCTAATCAGTGCACTCGGGATGAGGAGAGGATGAGTCAGGAGGCGGTAGAGAAGCTGATCAACCGCCATAGGCCGTGGTGATCGGTGACATGATTTCCCGCCTGGAAGAAGGCTTGGGGAGAGGTTATTCGCGAGAGAAGGCATGTTCACGACAGATTTGGTTTGCGATGACTCATGTTCGTCGCACGGAGCATGCACCACCGCCCCAATATGGTAAGTGCTCAATAATCCTTCCTGTTATGCTCCAAATCATGTTCTATCTTAGATATTTCATGTTGCATTTCTGCCACTTTTGTAGTTTGAGCATGTACGGGGCGAAATCGGCGCTCGATGCTATTGTTTGGATCGGGGTTTTGGGGAGGGGATAAAATTTTGAGGTTTTAATCTCCAAATCATGTTAGTTTGTTGATATTTGGTGTAGCATTGGTGTATTTTTCCTAGTTCCAACTATAACATGGCAAAAACAGGTTCTACCCTAGGGTTTAGACTGGTGGTTTCTGTATGGTTTaatttttgggccttttttcttcAGTAGATGAGAGCATGTATGTACGGATGTTGTACTGGTGGAGTCCATGTTTACTGTGCAGATTAGGAAGCCCATATTTCTCGGTTTAGATATTTCATGGGGGATTTTACATGGGCCATGCTCGAAGTTAGAAATATTATTTCGGATAGAGTATTTGGTTTGATCACATTGACAAGTTCAGTTGGTCACCTTCATCTAATGATGATATCATAGAGGAGACGAGTTATGAGAAGAAGGGAATAATGAAAGTTTGTTATTGTATGCCTGGTCTGCAAGTGAGCACCAATGGACTTGTAGAGAGATAAATGGATCCTAGGGCTAAACTTGATGGGTTTGCTAATGCACTCACTACACTAGTTGTGTCCAAAATGTAGAATATTCTGCTTATTTCATTGATGTTCGTGATAAGATCTCTGGAACTTGTGATAAATACAAACCAAAGTATGTGAGAGTTCGCATGCAACGACCTCCATCAGCACCAACTGTAGGAAAAAAGAAAGGAGTGTAGAGTAATATATTTGGTTCTTCCTCATGTGCCCCAAACTCTTCAATAGGAGCATCAACACTTGTGCTTGCGGGTGGTAGGGAGTTAGCGGAACACTCCAACAATGACAATGTGAGCTTCAATGAAGAGGACGAGGAAGACTTTAATGAGAACACTAATGACTATGAAAGATGGGAACTAGCCAGAAGAAGAGCCCAACACATTACAAAAAAAACAAAGAACTAGAAAAACATTGCCATTCACGAAGAGGAAAAGGGagattttttcattttcttttgtagTATTCTTAtccttttgtaattttcttttctcTTGTAACCTAGAGCGTGGCTTTGTACTCTTTTTTTGTCTTTTAAAGGATTGAATGTTTTAATGAGGCAGTCACTAGTAAAGCTCAAAATTTATACCACATGACACTTTGcctcttttttattcctttttctgcaTTTTTcagtttttcctataaaaaatcGAAGTATTTGGGCCATAATGGACCTGAGGGCACGGGCCCGCTCACTTATAAACATGACTAGGCGGGCCGTGCCGTGCCTGCCATGTTTACGCGTGTGCCAGGCCGTGCCGGCCCAATTGGTCAGGTTTGGGTCTGCTGTTTCGCTAGCCCGCTCGACTGCTCCTCTGCCGACCCCTAAAAAAAAGACTGCTCCTCTGCCGCCGGACCTCCACTCTCCCGCCAGGCGCCCGCCGGTCGTCCTCCGCCTTCCTCCCTGCACTTCCTCCACCGCGCGATCCCGACCCGCCTTCTCCGCCCCGCACCGCCGCCCGCTCGACCCGAGATCTCCCCTGTCTGCGAAGGCGACAACCAGCAGCCGCGGCCCGAATCCAGGGTGGGAGGGAGATCTGCCGCGCTGCTCTGCTCGATGGAGACTGgagcggaggcgggcggcggcaggCCGGAGTACAGCATCATCGTTCCCACCTACAACGAGCGCCTCAACGTAGCACTCATCGTCTACCTCATCTTCAAGCACCTCCCGTAACCCCCTGCCTTTACCCACCTGTTTTGCTTGCCCATGCTCATCCTCTTCTACTTCTCCCGGTAGGTACTAGTTGAGATCGTTATCTCTGTAGGGCGGAGGGCGTTCGTGATCCAGAATTCCAGATAGATTTAGAGCCGTCTCAGATTTTCCGGTTTGCAGATAAACTTGGTCGTTGACAGCAATCGAAATCTTTGTTTACAATTGACTGCTAATGGCTCTGGGATTCTCCAATTCTCCACTTCCACAGTGCAAATGTATAACACGCCTTTGGAACTAATTATTACGTTGGATTTAGGCCATGAGATATGATCGCTGTCGCATCTCATCATGTGTAGCTGCCAAGTGCTAGTGGTGCCGTCAGCCGTGCTCAGCTGAATTCAGTCCCTGTTGTCCGCTTGATCTTGTGACAAGATCTCTCAAAGGACATAGATCAAGCAAGGCGACCGTGTCATATGGATATTTCGAAACTAGTTTCCGGTTCATGTTATTTCTCCAAGACTAGGCAGTTTTCCAGAGTTATCCAAAGTATGTGTGGTCCTGTCAGTGTGTGCAGCTGGTTTCAGTTACGTAGCACTTAGCGCCGTTTATACCCTAGATGACCTTCATCATAGTGCATCCTTGGCTAGTTTTGGGCGGTCAGCATTACAACCTGTTTTGTTGCTTCTGTGTACTCATATTATCTCGTCAGCTTAATTTTGGTGTATTTCAAATGGCAAGGCTGTTGCATATGTTTTACTAAACTTGCTGCAACTTTCTACTGTAGTGATTCCAAGTTCGAAATCATTATTGTCGATGATGGAAGCCCTGATGGCACTCAAGACGTTGTAAAGCAGTTGCAGCAATTATATGGCGAAGATCGTGTTGTAAGTAATTTAACAAACATGCTGATGTATGagtttatatgtatatatatgtggtCCGGGTTTCGGTTATTTATGACTTACCTCGATATCTTTTATCTAATACCAGCTACTGCGAGCTAGACCAAGGAAGCTAGGACTTGGTGAGCTTAGCTGCCCATTTCGACATATGGTGAATGTTATGCTTGATGTTCGTGTTAACAAACTTCTATAAACATTTAGGTACTGCATATATGCATGGATTAAAGCATGCATCAGGGGAGTTCGTTGTTATAATGGATGCAGATCTATCTCATCATGTATGA encodes the following:
- the LOC123104526 gene encoding 7-deoxyloganetin glucosyltransferase isoform X2, with amino-acid sequence MDPAAGEKPHAVCLPFPAQGHITPMMKLAKVLHCRGFHVTFVSTEYNHRRLVRSRGPSAAAGLPGFVFATIPDGLPSSDADATQDPASLSYSTMTTCLPHFKNLLAGLNGSASGVPPVTCVVADGLMSFAVDAARELGVPCALFWTASACGYMGYRNFRPLIDRGIIPLKDEEQLTNGFMDMAVDWAPGLSKHMRLKDFPTFLRTTDRDDTLLTFQLHQVERAEAADAVIINTMDELEQPALDAMRAIIPAIYTIGPLNSLADQIVPRGDPLRTVSSSLWKEDDVCLQWLDGKRARSVVYVNFGSVTVMSSHELAEFAWGLANSGQEFLWIVRPDVVKSSEAAGAALPPGFLEATRDRGLVASWCDQEAVLRHDAVCAFLTHSGWNSTVEALCGGVPMLCWPFFADQQTNCRYKCAEWGVAMEIGDNVRREVVQRRIEEAVGGEKGGEMRKRATEWREAAVRSTARSLTYLDSLIHGVLLSGKNG
- the LOC123104526 gene encoding 7-deoxyloganetin glucosyltransferase isoform X1, with the translated sequence MDPAAGEKPHAVCLPFPAQGHITPMMKLAKVLHCRGFHVTFVSTEYNHRRLVRSRGPSAAAGLPGFVFATIPDGLPSSDADATQDPASLSYSTMTTCLPHFKNLLAGLNGSASGVPPVTCVVADGLMSFAVDAARELGVPCALFWTASACGYMGYRNFRPLIDRGIIPLKDEEQLTNGFMDMAVDWAPGLSKHMRLKDFPTFLRTTDRDDTLLTFQLHQVERAEAADAVIINTMDELEQPALDAMRAIIPAIYTIGPLNSLADQIVPRGDPLRTVSSSLWKEDDVCLQWLDGKRARSVVYVNFGSVTVMSSHELAEFAWGLANSGQEFLWIVRPDVVKSSEAAGAALPPGFLEATRDRGLVASWCDQEAVLRHDAVCAFLTHSGWNSTVEALCGGVPMLCWPFFADQQTNCRYKCAEWGVAMEIGDNVRREVVQRRIEEAVGGEKGGEMRKRATEWREAAVRSTARSLTYLDSLIHGVLLSGKNVCRCR